From Pseudomonas hefeiensis, one genomic window encodes:
- a CDS encoding GFA family protein yields the protein MTQVYQGSCLCAAVSYELLVSPKAVSHCHCSQCRKGHGAAFASYGSIPRSALRILRGSTSIKTYASSETVLREFCMDCGSTLFWSRSEGKFADWVSIALGTLDTPFLPQKQKHVHVDSAVLWFKSSNLCPQVD from the coding sequence ATGACACAGGTATACCAAGGAAGCTGCTTATGCGCTGCCGTCAGTTACGAGCTACTCGTCTCACCAAAAGCAGTGAGTCATTGTCATTGCAGCCAGTGTCGCAAAGGTCACGGGGCAGCATTCGCTTCGTACGGCAGCATTCCGCGTAGCGCGCTTCGAATACTTCGCGGTTCCACCAGCATCAAAACCTATGCTTCGTCAGAGACGGTATTACGCGAGTTCTGCATGGACTGCGGTTCGACTCTGTTCTGGTCACGATCTGAAGGTAAGTTTGCCGACTGGGTCTCGATAGCGTTGGGCACGCTTGATACGCCCTTCCTGCCTCAAAAGCAGAAGCATGTTCATGTCGACTCCGCAGTCCTCTGGTTCAAATCATCTAACCTATGCCCTCAGGTCGACTGA
- a CDS encoding GNAT family N-acetyltransferase, which produces MKVRKALLTDAESVSKLLGQLGYQASPKLIRDKLEALEFSARDTVLLAQDGKNIIGVISLHVLELFHQPGRLGRITSLVIDDDFRGQGVGAMLVSAADAFFTEQLCVRAEVTSSDHRIQAHTFYQQQGYAVDERRFVKRYDSSGA; this is translated from the coding sequence ATGAAAGTTCGAAAAGCCTTACTAACCGATGCAGAATCGGTGTCCAAACTCCTGGGCCAGTTAGGCTACCAAGCCTCGCCAAAGCTAATCCGAGATAAGCTTGAGGCGTTAGAATTTAGCGCTCGCGATACCGTGCTGCTGGCACAAGACGGTAAAAACATTATCGGTGTCATAAGTTTACACGTACTTGAACTGTTTCATCAGCCGGGTAGGCTCGGACGCATTACCTCCCTTGTCATTGATGATGACTTCCGAGGACAAGGAGTAGGGGCAATGCTAGTTTCCGCTGCTGACGCGTTTTTTACAGAGCAACTTTGCGTCCGGGCTGAGGTGACTAGCAGTGACCACCGAATACAGGCTCACACTTTTTATCAGCAGCAAGGTTACGCGGTCGACGAGCGTCGGTTTGTCAAACGGTATGATTCTTCAGGGGCATAG
- a CDS encoding polysaccharide biosynthesis protein: protein MDKLRVALLGLPRRHKRALQVATDVVLVWAALWLAFVVRLGVEALASPIETHLWLFASAPLIAIPIFIRFGMYRAVMRYFGNDALITICKAVSLSALLLALVVYWYSNHKTVVPRSIIFNYWWLSLIMIGGLRLVMRQYFLGDWFTAAQHVPFTSRDDGLPKVAIYGAGAAGNQLVAALRMGRVMRPVAFIDDDRSIADRVIAGLQVYQPKHIQKMIDTTGAQEILLAVPSSSRGRRREILTLLEGFPLHVRSVPGFMDLASGRVKVDDIQEVDIADLLGRDPVPAQADLLEHCVSGQSVLVTGAGGSIGSELCRQILALKPTTLLLFEHSEFNLYSILSELEPRIARESLSVRLLPILGSVRDQEKLLDVMKTWNVDTVYHAAAYKHVPMVEHNIAEGVLNNVVGTLNTAQAALQAGVSNFVLISTDKAVRPTNVMGSTKRLAELTLQALSRELAPVLFGDKANVSRVNKTRFTMVRFGNVLGSSGSVIPLFHKQIKSGGPLTVTHPKITRYFMTIPEAAQLVIQAGSMGLGGDVFVLDMGEPVKIVELAEKMIHLSGLSVRSEKNPHGDISIEFTGLRPGEKLYEELLIGDNVVATPHPMIMSANEDHLPWDVLKAKLAELLAAIEHDDYARVRQLLRDTVSGYAPDGEIVDWIYQQRRLEP, encoded by the coding sequence ATGGATAAATTAAGAGTAGCTCTGCTGGGGTTGCCAAGACGCCACAAGCGTGCTCTCCAAGTAGCTACGGATGTAGTTTTGGTTTGGGCGGCCTTATGGCTGGCGTTCGTCGTACGGTTGGGCGTCGAAGCTTTGGCCAGTCCGATCGAAACGCATCTTTGGCTCTTTGCCTCCGCTCCGCTGATTGCCATCCCGATTTTCATCCGCTTTGGCATGTATCGCGCGGTCATGCGTTATTTCGGCAACGATGCGCTGATTACCATCTGCAAGGCTGTCAGCCTTTCAGCCTTGCTGCTGGCTCTTGTGGTGTATTGGTACAGCAATCATAAGACCGTAGTGCCTCGCTCTATCATTTTTAACTACTGGTGGCTGAGCCTGATTATGATTGGCGGGTTGCGCCTGGTGATGCGGCAGTATTTTCTGGGGGACTGGTTTACCGCAGCCCAACATGTACCGTTTACCAGTCGTGATGATGGCCTGCCCAAGGTCGCTATTTATGGTGCCGGAGCCGCAGGTAACCAACTTGTTGCGGCATTGCGCATGGGGCGAGTGATGCGGCCGGTCGCGTTCATCGACGATGACAGGAGCATCGCCGATAGAGTCATTGCCGGGCTGCAGGTCTATCAACCTAAACACATTCAAAAAATGATCGATACAACCGGCGCGCAAGAGATTTTGCTTGCCGTTCCGTCCTCGTCTCGAGGACGCCGTCGGGAGATATTGACGCTGCTCGAAGGTTTTCCGCTGCATGTACGTAGTGTCCCCGGATTCATGGACTTGGCCAGTGGTCGGGTAAAGGTCGACGACATCCAGGAAGTCGATATCGCCGATCTCCTTGGGCGTGATCCGGTCCCTGCACAGGCTGATTTGCTTGAGCATTGTGTCTCGGGGCAGTCGGTTTTAGTGACAGGGGCGGGAGGTTCGATCGGCTCCGAACTTTGCAGGCAGATCCTCGCGCTCAAGCCAACTACGTTGCTGTTATTCGAACATAGCGAATTCAATCTCTATAGCATTTTGTCCGAACTTGAGCCTCGAATCGCTCGTGAGTCGCTGTCGGTTCGATTATTACCTATCCTCGGGTCGGTGCGGGATCAGGAGAAATTGCTGGACGTGATGAAGACATGGAATGTCGACACGGTCTATCACGCCGCCGCTTATAAGCATGTGCCGATGGTGGAGCATAATATTGCTGAAGGCGTTCTAAATAATGTGGTCGGGACGCTGAACACTGCGCAGGCGGCGCTTCAGGCAGGTGTATCGAATTTTGTACTGATTTCGACGGACAAGGCTGTGCGTCCAACCAATGTGATGGGCAGCACCAAGCGCCTTGCTGAGCTGACCCTGCAAGCGCTTAGCCGTGAACTGGCGCCTGTGCTGTTCGGCGATAAGGCTAATGTATCTCGCGTCAATAAGACCCGTTTTACGATGGTCCGTTTCGGCAATGTATTGGGATCGTCCGGTTCGGTTATCCCACTGTTCCATAAGCAGATCAAATCAGGTGGACCGCTAACCGTCACCCATCCCAAGATCACACGTTACTTCATGACTATCCCAGAGGCCGCTCAGCTTGTCATTCAGGCGGGCTCTATGGGGCTGGGTGGGGATGTGTTTGTTTTGGACATGGGCGAGCCGGTGAAAATTGTCGAGCTGGCGGAAAAAATGATTCACTTGTCCGGCTTGAGCGTTCGTTCGGAGAAGAATCCTCACGGTGATATCTCAATCGAATTCACAGGCCTGCGCCCTGGCGAGAAACTTTACGAAGAGTTGCTGATTGGCGATAACGTCGTCGCAACCCCCCATCCGATGATCATGAGTGCCAACGAGGATCATCTGCCGTGGGATGTGCTTAAGGCTAAGTTGGCTGAACTGCTGGCGGCCATCGAGCATGATGACTACGCGAGAGTTCGTCAGTTGCTGCGTGACACTGTCAGTGGGTACGCCCCTGACGGGGAGATTGTCGACTGGATCTACCAGCAACGTCGTCTTGAGCCTTGA
- a CDS encoding MraY family glycosyltransferase translates to MINSWLLFYFFVFVVSLLFTGILRRYALSRSLIDIPNARSSHSVPTPRGGGVAIVISFLLTVVFLGTNSWISWPFTFVLLGSGTGIALLGFLDDHGHIPARWRLLGHFFAAIWALYFLGGMPPLVLFNVDINLGFLGHILAVFYLIWMLNLYNFMDGIDGIASVEAVCACLGACLLYWLAGFHSLIIVPFTLAMSVMGFLYWNFPPARIFMGDAGSGFLGIVLGVLSLQAAWFAPKLLWVWLILLGVFIVDATVTLIRRLLRGDKVYEAHRSHAYQFASRHYGSHLPVTLVVMAINLFWLLPLAACVVLWDVDGALALIVAYVPLVLLAVRFHAGELERT, encoded by the coding sequence ATGATAAATTCATGGCTATTATTTTATTTTTTCGTTTTTGTCGTCTCACTTCTGTTTACCGGTATTTTACGTCGTTACGCGTTATCGCGAAGCTTGATCGATATCCCCAACGCGCGTAGCTCGCATTCGGTACCTACTCCACGTGGTGGTGGAGTAGCGATTGTCATAAGCTTCTTATTAACTGTAGTGTTTTTAGGTACCAATAGCTGGATTAGTTGGCCTTTCACTTTTGTATTACTTGGTTCAGGCACTGGCATCGCGCTCTTGGGCTTTCTTGATGATCATGGTCATATCCCGGCACGTTGGCGGTTGTTGGGGCATTTTTTTGCCGCGATATGGGCGCTGTACTTTTTGGGTGGTATGCCGCCATTAGTTTTATTCAATGTGGATATTAATTTAGGATTTTTGGGGCACATCCTCGCCGTTTTTTATCTCATTTGGATGCTGAATCTTTACAATTTCATGGACGGTATTGACGGTATTGCAAGCGTGGAGGCTGTTTGTGCTTGTCTTGGGGCTTGCCTGTTGTATTGGCTGGCGGGCTTCCACAGCTTGATTATCGTTCCCTTCACGCTGGCGATGTCAGTAATGGGGTTCTTGTATTGGAATTTCCCTCCGGCTCGAATATTCATGGGGGACGCAGGAAGTGGTTTTCTTGGGATCGTTTTGGGAGTGCTTTCGCTGCAGGCCGCGTGGTTTGCCCCTAAGCTGCTTTGGGTGTGGCTGATCCTTCTAGGCGTTTTTATCGTCGATGCCACCGTTACGCTGATACGGCGTCTATTGCGAGGTGACAAGGTGTATGAGGCTCATCGCAGCCATGCTTATCAATTCGCTTCGCGCCACTACGGAAGTCATCTGCCGGTGACCTTAGTGGTGATGGCTATAAACCTATTTTGGCTTCTGCCTCTGGCAGCGTGTGTTGTGTTATGGGATGTTGACGGGGCGTTAGCTCTGATAGTGGCTTACGTACCGCTGGTGCTGCTGGCGGTCAGGTTTCATGCCGGTGAACTCGAAAGGACGTGA
- a CDS encoding NAD-dependent epimerase/dehydratase family protein, translating to MPNPDPRRSTVLITGAGGFVGSMLCRKLGTESYDVRAVVRNRTKEFSQTLGVIYIESDLLTERSLVDLCSGVDCVVHLAGRAHVLREKKVDPLDAFRQVNSELTLRLARQAALSGVRRFIFISSIGVNGNKTEERPFDESSQPNPEAYYAVSKFEAEQRLIELAATTSMELVIVRPPLIFGVDAPGNFGRLLKVVASNLPLPLSNINNLRSLVSVQDVVSFIELAIHHPSAAGELFLLSNGDDVSTTQIVRSLACGMGKKNFFFFLPSRLLEVGAAIVGKTGMYTQLFGSLQIDSSKAQRTLGWRPTAKTCSELEEVGRLYADRNSKA from the coding sequence ATGCCAAATCCTGATCCGCGCAGATCAACGGTCCTGATTACTGGTGCTGGCGGCTTCGTCGGCAGCATGCTATGTAGAAAATTGGGCACTGAGTCTTACGACGTACGTGCGGTGGTGCGGAACAGAACTAAGGAATTTAGTCAAACTTTGGGCGTCATTTACATAGAGAGTGATTTGCTTACTGAGCGCTCATTGGTGGATCTTTGCTCAGGTGTTGACTGTGTTGTACATTTAGCTGGTCGAGCACACGTCCTTCGTGAAAAAAAAGTAGATCCATTGGATGCCTTCCGCCAAGTTAATTCCGAACTGACATTGCGCTTAGCTAGGCAAGCAGCGTTGTCGGGTGTGCGGCGGTTTATTTTTATCAGCTCCATTGGTGTCAATGGAAATAAAACTGAGGAAAGACCTTTTGATGAATCTTCTCAGCCCAATCCGGAAGCGTATTATGCTGTTTCGAAATTTGAAGCGGAACAGCGCCTCATAGAGTTAGCGGCTACTACCAGCATGGAGCTGGTTATTGTTCGGCCACCGTTAATTTTCGGTGTTGACGCCCCTGGTAACTTTGGACGATTGCTAAAAGTTGTTGCTTCCAATTTGCCGTTGCCGTTGTCGAATATAAATAATTTGCGCAGTCTCGTCTCTGTTCAAGACGTTGTTTCTTTTATAGAGCTTGCGATTCACCATCCATCGGCTGCCGGAGAACTTTTCCTGCTATCTAACGGCGACGATGTCTCTACGACACAGATCGTCAGATCTCTCGCTTGCGGCATGGGAAAAAAGAATTTCTTTTTCTTTCTACCGAGCAGACTTCTTGAAGTTGGAGCTGCAATCGTTGGGAAAACGGGAATGTACACCCAGCTTTTTGGTTCTCTGCAGATTGATTCTTCCAAAGCCCAGCGTACCCTTGGATGGCGACCGACAGCGAAAACCTGTTCAGAGTTAGAAGAAGTCGGTCGGTTATACGCCGACAGAAATTCAAAGGCTTAA
- a CDS encoding glycosyltransferase family 4 protein, translating into MMKIWYIHPYAGGPGVGRYWRPYYFSKYWNRAGCQSLVISAAYHHLLEPDEYRHAPLERDGAKYVYVPTTRYRKNGFKRTLSMLVFSCLLFPFCFLQAYRTGKPDVIIYSSPHPFGVPSAWLAAKIFRAKFVFEVRDIWPLSLVELGGLRPDSLLVRITGWIEKFAYKQADKVISLLPCADKHMMERGLDPQKFLWVPNGVDIEEVNLKTPEGGQLLRDARRYKEEGYFILVYAGAHGEPNALEGLVRAAKILEAKKLKIKILLIGKGERKEELKNFVVLNALNSVEFFEQQPKEVVLSALSIATAGYISLKGQPIFRFGISPNKLWDYMLSGLPIIFACKAGNDPVEDYSCGFSADPEDAEDIARTISKLYETSEAERVLMGRRGHEAVMSFYAYEKLSLTVTKALEAGPHAKS; encoded by the coding sequence ATGATGAAAATTTGGTATATACATCCATACGCGGGTGGTCCGGGAGTTGGACGGTACTGGCGGCCATACTATTTCTCCAAATATTGGAATAGAGCTGGTTGTCAGTCTTTAGTTATCTCAGCCGCTTATCACCATCTTTTAGAGCCCGATGAATATCGGCATGCCCCCCTTGAGAGAGACGGTGCTAAGTATGTGTATGTACCAACGACTAGATATCGAAAGAACGGTTTTAAACGAACTCTTTCGATGCTGGTTTTTTCGTGTTTGTTGTTTCCGTTCTGCTTTCTGCAGGCCTACAGAACAGGAAAGCCTGACGTTATTATATACTCTTCGCCTCACCCTTTCGGTGTGCCGAGTGCTTGGTTGGCAGCAAAAATTTTTCGTGCCAAGTTTGTCTTTGAAGTGAGAGATATTTGGCCGCTCAGTTTAGTGGAGCTTGGTGGTTTGCGACCCGATAGTCTACTAGTGCGGATAACGGGTTGGATTGAAAAATTTGCATATAAACAAGCAGATAAGGTCATCAGTTTATTACCTTGTGCCGATAAACATATGATGGAAAGGGGGTTGGATCCGCAAAAATTTCTTTGGGTGCCTAATGGTGTCGATATAGAGGAAGTTAACCTGAAGACTCCGGAAGGTGGGCAGTTGCTACGGGATGCACGGCGCTATAAGGAAGAAGGTTATTTTATTCTTGTTTATGCAGGGGCGCACGGTGAGCCTAATGCCTTAGAGGGGCTTGTTCGTGCCGCTAAAATTCTTGAAGCAAAAAAACTTAAAATAAAAATTCTCCTGATTGGGAAGGGAGAACGAAAAGAAGAGCTGAAGAATTTCGTTGTGTTGAATGCTTTGAATTCGGTGGAGTTTTTTGAACAGCAGCCCAAAGAAGTGGTCCTGTCTGCTCTGAGTATTGCGACGGCTGGCTATATTTCTTTAAAAGGACAACCGATATTTAGGTTTGGGATAAGCCCGAATAAGTTATGGGATTATATGCTCTCCGGTTTGCCTATTATTTTTGCATGTAAAGCCGGAAATGACCCGGTCGAGGATTATAGTTGTGGTTTTAGCGCTGACCCTGAAGACGCAGAGGATATCGCAAGGACTATTTCGAAACTCTATGAGACTTCCGAAGCTGAAAGGGTTTTGATGGGGCGTCGAGGCCATGAGGCCGTTATGTCTTTTTATGCCTATGAAAAGCTTTCTTTGACTGTCACGAAGGCACTAGAGGCGGGTCCACATGCCAAATCCTGA
- the wecB gene encoding non-hydrolyzing UDP-N-acetylglucosamine 2-epimerase produces MKIFTIIGARPQFIKASVVSMAIAQKKGLTETIIHTGQHFDSNMSDIFFDQLGIPRPDHQLDIHGGSHGEMTGRMMIEIEQVMLREKPDRVLVYGDTNSTLAGALVAAKLHVPVAHIEAGLRSYNMRMPEEINRIVTDQVSDILFCPTQTAVDNLQREGFSQKPVEILNVGDVMQDSALFFAKRAVAPKGLDQAQGFVLATLHRAENTDDLQRLGAIVNALNEIHQSIAPVVMPLHPRTRSALASAGLKLDVNVIEPVGYLEMIWLLQRAGLVLTDSGGVQKEAFFFNKACVTVRDQTEWVELVTLGANVLVGAQSRSIVNAVTNNLNRAVNDSDQLYGGGQAAVRIADHLLRS; encoded by the coding sequence ATGAAAATTTTCACTATAATTGGCGCTCGCCCGCAGTTCATCAAAGCCAGCGTTGTCTCTATGGCCATCGCTCAAAAGAAGGGTCTGACGGAAACCATCATACATACGGGTCAGCACTTTGATTCCAATATGTCTGATATTTTTTTTGATCAACTCGGGATACCTAGGCCTGATCACCAGTTAGATATACATGGCGGTTCGCACGGAGAAATGACGGGTCGTATGATGATAGAAATCGAACAAGTTATGCTCAGAGAGAAGCCTGATCGCGTATTGGTTTATGGGGATACAAATTCAACCTTGGCTGGCGCTTTAGTTGCAGCGAAGTTACATGTTCCTGTAGCGCATATCGAGGCAGGTTTGCGTAGTTATAATATGCGGATGCCCGAAGAGATAAATCGGATTGTTACTGATCAGGTGAGTGATATTCTTTTTTGTCCAACCCAGACAGCGGTGGATAATTTGCAGCGCGAGGGGTTCTCCCAAAAGCCTGTAGAAATATTAAACGTTGGCGACGTAATGCAGGATAGCGCATTATTTTTCGCCAAAAGGGCGGTCGCTCCAAAAGGTCTCGATCAAGCCCAAGGTTTTGTTCTTGCTACGTTGCATCGAGCAGAAAATACTGACGACCTCCAGCGATTGGGGGCGATCGTCAATGCGTTGAATGAAATACATCAATCAATAGCTCCTGTGGTTATGCCGCTGCATCCCCGCACACGTAGTGCGCTTGCCAGCGCGGGGTTGAAACTAGATGTCAATGTCATTGAGCCAGTCGGATATTTAGAGATGATTTGGCTTCTTCAAAGAGCTGGCTTGGTGTTAACCGATAGCGGTGGAGTGCAAAAAGAAGCGTTTTTCTTCAACAAAGCCTGCGTAACAGTCCGTGATCAAACCGAGTGGGTTGAGCTAGTCACCTTGGGCGCCAACGTGCTGGTGGGTGCCCAGAGTCGATCGATAGTTAACGCTGTGACTAATAACCTTAACAGAGCTGTTAACGACAGTGACCAGTTGTATGGGGGAGGACAGGCTGCCGTCCGTATAGCTGACCATCTTTTGAGGAGCTAA
- a CDS encoding glycosyltransferase family 4 protein — MLKVAHVTSVHSRYDIRIFRKECRTLAANGYDVFLVVADGKGDEISDGVKIIDAGLLRGRLNRIFRTTRNVLRRSKELNADIYHLHDPELLPIGLKLKKQGKVVIFDSHEDVPKQLLSKPYLSPTIRRLVSVAFSFFERFACPKLDGILTATPFIRDKFFAINPNTLDINNFPMIGELDADVPWDQKKNEICYVGGITSIRGIREVVTALKYVKSDVRLNLVGGFSEPGLEAESKQLEGWSFVNQCGQLGRAEVREVLGRSIAGLVTFHPLPNHVDAQPNKMFEYMSSGIPVIASNFPLWREIIEGNDCGICVDPLDSKAIAECIDYLLGNPDRAKQMGLNGQKAVFAHYNWDVEGRKLLNYYSDLKKSKGLV; from the coding sequence TTGTTGAAAGTAGCACACGTGACTTCAGTTCACTCTAGATACGACATACGCATTTTTAGAAAAGAATGCAGAACGTTGGCAGCAAATGGATATGATGTATTTTTAGTTGTAGCAGATGGAAAAGGTGATGAAATTAGTGACGGGGTCAAAATTATAGACGCCGGGCTGCTTCGTGGCCGACTCAACCGTATATTTCGCACAACAAGGAATGTGTTGCGGCGGTCAAAGGAGCTAAATGCTGATATTTATCATCTGCATGATCCGGAGTTGTTGCCAATAGGATTGAAATTGAAGAAACAAGGTAAGGTCGTCATATTTGACTCACATGAAGACGTTCCTAAGCAACTGCTGAGCAAACCTTATCTTTCACCGACCATTCGTCGTTTGGTTTCTGTTGCTTTTTCTTTTTTTGAACGTTTCGCATGTCCCAAATTAGACGGGATTCTTACTGCAACGCCATTTATTCGTGACAAGTTTTTTGCTATTAATCCCAATACGCTGGATATCAACAACTTTCCCATGATTGGCGAACTGGATGCAGACGTACCTTGGGACCAAAAGAAGAATGAAATCTGTTATGTCGGCGGCATCACCTCCATTCGCGGAATCCGAGAGGTCGTGACCGCCTTGAAGTATGTTAAGAGTGATGTTCGTCTGAATTTGGTTGGTGGATTTTCGGAACCTGGTCTGGAGGCTGAGAGCAAGCAGTTGGAAGGTTGGTCATTTGTTAATCAATGTGGTCAGCTAGGGCGTGCGGAGGTTCGGGAGGTTTTGGGAAGGTCGATCGCAGGCTTAGTAACCTTTCATCCATTGCCAAATCACGTAGATGCACAGCCAAACAAAATGTTTGAATATATGTCCTCGGGCATTCCGGTGATTGCATCAAATTTTCCTCTGTGGCGCGAGATTATAGAAGGAAACGACTGTGGTATTTGCGTTGATCCTTTAGATTCTAAAGCTATTGCTGAGTGCATAGATTACTTACTGGGCAACCCTGATCGTGCCAAGCAAATGGGCTTAAATGGTCAAAAGGCGGTGTTTGCACATTACAACTGGGATGTCGAAGGCCGTAAGCTGCTTAACTACTACTCTGATTTAAAGAAATCGAAGGGGCTGGTATGA
- a CDS encoding N-acetyl sugar amidotransferase — MDETDTNIKFDENGVCSHCHKFDDVQSHQLFTGNEGEVRLQNLVKKIKEDGLGKDYDCIIGLSGGVDSSYLAVKIKDLGLRPLVVHVDAGWNSELAVSNIEKIIKYCGYDLHTHVMNWEEMRDLQLSYMKAAVANQDVPQDHAFFSSMYHFAVKNNIKYILSGGNLATESVFPDNWHGSAMDAINLRDIHHRYGSKPLRDYKTISFIDYYFWYPFVKGMRTVRPLNFMDYDKKKAEAYLQETVGYRSYARKHGESIFTKLFQNYYLPTKFGYDKRKLHYSSMILSGQLSREEALSKLAEPLYDPQELEVDIDYFCKKVRINRQQFDELMNMPIHDYSDFKNWDKLQSLAKKSQMLLQRILGRRVSVYS, encoded by the coding sequence TGCAGCCACTGTCATAAATTTGACGATGTACAGTCTCATCAGTTATTCACCGGGAATGAAGGCGAGGTTCGCTTGCAGAACCTTGTGAAAAAAATAAAAGAAGACGGATTAGGTAAAGATTACGATTGCATCATCGGGTTGAGTGGGGGGGTAGATAGTTCTTACTTGGCGGTAAAGATTAAAGATTTAGGGTTGCGCCCATTAGTTGTCCATGTAGATGCAGGTTGGAATAGTGAGCTGGCTGTTAGTAATATCGAGAAAATTATTAAGTATTGCGGTTATGATCTTCATACTCATGTTATGAATTGGGAAGAAATGCGGGATCTGCAGCTTTCTTACATGAAGGCTGCGGTTGCGAATCAGGATGTACCTCAAGATCATGCTTTCTTTTCAAGTATGTATCATTTTGCTGTAAAGAATAATATTAAATATATCCTCAGTGGCGGAAATTTAGCGACGGAATCTGTTTTTCCTGATAATTGGCATGGCAGTGCGATGGACGCTATTAACCTGAGGGATATTCATCATCGATACGGATCTAAGCCTCTTAGAGATTATAAGACTATTAGTTTTATTGACTACTATTTTTGGTACCCATTTGTTAAGGGTATGCGCACGGTGCGCCCATTGAATTTTATGGATTACGATAAAAAGAAGGCTGAGGCATATCTTCAGGAAACTGTAGGGTATCGATCCTATGCACGTAAGCATGGCGAGTCTATTTTTACCAAGTTGTTCCAGAATTATTATCTCCCTACGAAATTTGGTTATGATAAGCGCAAGCTGCATTACTCAAGCATGATCCTTTCCGGACAGCTGTCTCGTGAAGAGGCTTTGTCTAAACTTGCTGAGCCGCTTTATGATCCACAAGAACTCGAAGTCGATATCGACTACTTCTGCAAAAAGGTACGAATCAACCGTCAACAATTCGATGAGTTGATGAATATGCCAATCCATGATTATTCAGATTTTAAGAATTGGGATAAATTGCAGTCACTCGCTAAAAAATCTCAGATGCTGCTGCAGAGAATTCTTGGGCGACGTGTCAGCGTTTATTCCTAA